From a single Phragmites australis chromosome 7, lpPhrAust1.1, whole genome shotgun sequence genomic region:
- the LOC133924369 gene encoding uncharacterized protein LOC133924369 isoform X1, translated as MANRARWVMKYEKGLVDILHENNISHYRTQSGWRTEGWKKIVKDFNVRYPEAKFSKMQIQEHETQLKKDYKLIKSVLQRDGVSWDQSASMIKTTDEIWDDIIEDMPKARKYQRASFPLLDSLELLFDGPIPEGGQNLTSSIPQHVGNVDEGGNNTSAFSGMSGRHCGMANASIDDAWNNISLLQRTALGPQGIDDHDVLQNHTEEVLERPQRGVDPRPQKADEPAQSSSCIELQKDRRKKRKIPDIQQTMEAYLDFRMKQARVKEQRMKEQTTRGVDQFSISSCIKALHAMPDVSDEVKVLASDVFKDAENREIFLSYEPRLRSLWLKREVDRLLS; from the exons ATGGCAAACAGAGCAAGATGGGTGATGAAGTACGAAAAGGGCCTTGTTGATATACTTCACGAGAATAACATTTCACATTATCGTACCCAAAGTGGATGGAGAACTGAAGGTTGGAAGAAAATTGTAAAGGATTTCAATGTAAGGTACCCAGAAGCAAAGTTTAGTAAGATGCAAATCCAGGAACATGAGACTCAATTGAAGAAAGACTATAAATTGATAAAATCGGTCCTCCAGCGTGATGGTGTTTCATGGGACCAGAGTGCGTCCATGATTAAAACGACAGATGAAATCTGGGATGATATAATCGAA GATATGCCCAAGGCACGGAAGTACCAAAGAGCGAGCTTTCCATTGCTTGACTCGCTGGAACTGCTATTTGATG GTCCTATTCCTGAAGGGGGACAGAATTTGACTTCCAGCATACCGCAACATGTTGGAAATGTTGACGAGGGAGGCAACAACACCAGCGCATTCTCAGGCATGTCTGGAAGACATTGTGGGATGGCTAATGCAAGCATTGACGATGCATGGAACAACATCAGCCTACTTCAACGAACTGCGTTAGGACCACAAGGTATCGATGATCATGATGTTCTTCAGAATCACACTGAAGAGGTACTGGAACGACCACAGCGTGGTGTGGACCCAAGGCCACAAAAAGCTGATGAACCGGCGCAGTCAAGTTCTTGCATAGAGCTACAGAAAGACAGGCGCAAGAAGCGTAAGATCCCAGACATCCAACAGACCATGGAGGCTTATCTGGACTTCAGAATGAAACAGGCTCGCGTGAAAGAACAGCGCATGAAAGAACAAACAACAAGGGGAGTCGATCAGTTCTCGATCTCGAGTTGTATCAAGGCTCTGCACGCCATGCCCGATGTGTCTGATGAGGTCAAGGTACTAGCTTCTGATGTCTTTAAGGATGCAGAGAATCGGGAGATTTTTCTCTCCTACGAACCCAGGCTTCGCAGCTTGTGGCTAAAGAGGGAAGTTGACAGGCTACTCTCTTGA
- the LOC133924369 gene encoding uncharacterized protein LOC133924369 isoform X2 — MKYEKGLVDILHENNISHYRTQSGWRTEGWKKIVKDFNVRYPEAKFSKMQIQEHETQLKKDYKLIKSVLQRDGVSWDQSASMIKTTDEIWDDIIEDMPKARKYQRASFPLLDSLELLFDGPIPEGGQNLTSSIPQHVGNVDEGGNNTSAFSGMSGRHCGMANASIDDAWNNISLLQRTALGPQGIDDHDVLQNHTEEVLERPQRGVDPRPQKADEPAQSSSCIELQKDRRKKRKIPDIQQTMEAYLDFRMKQARVKEQRMKEQTTRGVDQFSISSCIKALHAMPDVSDEVKVLASDVFKDAENREIFLSYEPRLRSLWLKREVDRLLS; from the exons ATGAAGTACGAAAAGGGCCTTGTTGATATACTTCACGAGAATAACATTTCACATTATCGTACCCAAAGTGGATGGAGAACTGAAGGTTGGAAGAAAATTGTAAAGGATTTCAATGTAAGGTACCCAGAAGCAAAGTTTAGTAAGATGCAAATCCAGGAACATGAGACTCAATTGAAGAAAGACTATAAATTGATAAAATCGGTCCTCCAGCGTGATGGTGTTTCATGGGACCAGAGTGCGTCCATGATTAAAACGACAGATGAAATCTGGGATGATATAATCGAA GATATGCCCAAGGCACGGAAGTACCAAAGAGCGAGCTTTCCATTGCTTGACTCGCTGGAACTGCTATTTGATG GTCCTATTCCTGAAGGGGGACAGAATTTGACTTCCAGCATACCGCAACATGTTGGAAATGTTGACGAGGGAGGCAACAACACCAGCGCATTCTCAGGCATGTCTGGAAGACATTGTGGGATGGCTAATGCAAGCATTGACGATGCATGGAACAACATCAGCCTACTTCAACGAACTGCGTTAGGACCACAAGGTATCGATGATCATGATGTTCTTCAGAATCACACTGAAGAGGTACTGGAACGACCACAGCGTGGTGTGGACCCAAGGCCACAAAAAGCTGATGAACCGGCGCAGTCAAGTTCTTGCATAGAGCTACAGAAAGACAGGCGCAAGAAGCGTAAGATCCCAGACATCCAACAGACCATGGAGGCTTATCTGGACTTCAGAATGAAACAGGCTCGCGTGAAAGAACAGCGCATGAAAGAACAAACAACAAGGGGAGTCGATCAGTTCTCGATCTCGAGTTGTATCAAGGCTCTGCACGCCATGCCCGATGTGTCTGATGAGGTCAAGGTACTAGCTTCTGATGTCTTTAAGGATGCAGAGAATCGGGAGATTTTTCTCTCCTACGAACCCAGGCTTCGCAGCTTGTGGCTAAAGAGGGAAGTTGACAGGCTACTCTCTTGA
- the LOC133924368 gene encoding uncharacterized protein LOC133924368 — protein MGYSESASAAAARDAKKKRGNRTAAKLKQSKLETRREQWLSHGQGKDGNEAKVAAPPTGAGSNAGSPILASPHPPLPRRRADTRSRGSDPEDREEAGAAGLEVGGSDLDSPIHSPGSNSSQGGGCPLRKGCSGNGGGPSLSSGSSVWSSSRSVSDAEEDDTGCPEDESEVLDDWEAVADALFDDNSHCHQSLGPMIPPAAPTSATPANAARPEPILSKTRAWAPDDIFRPQSLPSISKQASFPASIGNCWAGMGMSAAQQGVLPLPLSCPICYEDLDPTDSSFLPCPCGFHLCLFCHKRILEADGRCPGCRKQYNTVSAAEGGGCAKATTVGIGREMANVAPVRLSRSCSMGPRY, from the exons ATGGGATACAGCGAGTCCGcatcggccgccgccgcccgcgacgcgaagaagaagagg GGGAACCGGACGGCGGCGAAGCTGAAGCAGAGCAAGCTCGAGACGCGCCGCGAGCAGTGGCTGTCGCATGGGCAAG GCAAGGACGGGAACGAGGCTAAGGTTGCTGCTCCACCAACAGGAGCAGGGTCAAATGCTGGGTCACCGATCCTCGCGTCCCCACACCCTCCACTCCCTCGTCGGCGTGCAGATACGAGGTCAAGGGGAAGTGATCCGGAGGACAGGGAGGAGGCTGGTGCTGCCGGGCTGGAGGTAGGCGGCAGCGACCTCGACTCCCCCATTCACAGCCCTGGCTCAAACAGTTCCCAAGGCGGTGGGTGCCCTTTGAGGAAGGGGTGCTCTGGCAATGGTGGTGGCCCTAGCCTCAGCAGTGGAAGCAGTGTATGGTCCAGCTCGAGGAGTGTGAGTGATGCTGAGGAGGATGATACAGGCTGCCCTGAGGATGAAAGTGAAGTCTTGGATGATTGGGAAGCGGTTGCTGACGCACTTTTTGACGATAACAGTCATTGCCACCAGAGTTTAGGTCCCATGATCCCCCCAGCAGCTCCTACAAGTGCAACACCTGCCAATGCAGCAAGACCTGAACCGATTCTGAGCAAAACAAGAGCTTGGGCACCTGATGATATATTTCGTCCACAGAGCTTACCCAGTATCTCCAAGCAGGCCAGCTTTCCAGCGAGCATCGGAAACTGCTGGGCAGGGATGGGGATGAGTGCTGCACAGCAGGGTGTCCTCCCTTTGCCATTGTCGTGTCCGATATGCTACGAGGATCTTGACCCAACGGATTCAAGCTTCCTTCCCTGCCCTTGTGGGTTTCACCTGTGTCTCTTCTGCCACAAGAGGATCCTTGAGGCGGATGGGCGCTGCCCAGGTTGCAGGAAGCAATACAACACAGTGTCTGCAGCAGAAGGTGGTGGCTGCGCCAAAGCAACAACAGTTGGGATTGGACGAGAGATGGCAAATGTAGCACCAGTGCGGCTATCCCGTTCTTGTAGCATGGGTCCAAGATACTAG
- the LOC133924370 gene encoding pentatricopeptide repeat-containing protein At4g39952, mitochondrial, giving the protein MPPQAATPLAILSRFLSSPSPPPLPALLRVHALAVTSGLSPRPDLAAKIVCAYSSAGRPGLAALAFSASPCPDTFLWNSLLRSHHCASDFAAALSAHRRMLASGARPSRFTAPLAASAAAELGALRVGASVHAYCVGFGLLAGDGSVAVASSLVYMYARCGVVGDAVKMFEEMPERDVVAWTAVLSGCVRNGGCGEGLRYLVEMVRLAGHGGARPNSRTMESGLEACGVLCELNSGRCLHGYVMKAGVGNSPLVVSALFSMYSKCDCTAEARVLFPELAEKDVVSWTSLIGAYCRRGFIGEAMELFQEMEDSGLQPDEVLVSCLLAGLGNSVNVHGGKAFHAVIMRRNFGDSVMTGNALISMYGKFELVDVAGRVFRILHQRDVESWNFMIVGYCKAGCDVKCLELYREMQFRDKDEFLSDDSSLVSAISSCSRLGELRLGQSAHCYAIKRLLYDNSSVANVLIGMYGRCGKFDRACKLFGLAKLKRDVVTWNALISSYAHLGHSNDALSLYDQMLTEGVKPNSTTLTTVLSVCADLASLERGEQIHFYVKEMGLESDVSISTALVDMYTKCGELGIARRTFDSMFQRDVVSWNVMISGYGMHGKAKEALKLFSEMEGGSVKPNGVTFLSILSACCHAGLVDEGRKLFVRMGEYSLELNLKHYACMVDLLGKSGQLQEAEDLILAMPIEPDGGIWGTLLSACKVHDNFEMGLRIAKKAFASDPGNDGYYILMSNSYGTVKKWDEIEKLRDMMKNHGVEKSVGWSAVDNCG; this is encoded by the coding sequence ATGCCGCCTCAAGCCGCGACCCCTCTCGCcatcctctcccgcttcctctCGTCGCCATCGCCCCCGCCGCTGCCCGCGCTCCTCCGCGTCCACGCTCTCGCCGTCACCTCCGGCCTCTCCCCTCGCCCCGACCTCGCCGCCAAGATCGTGTGCGCCTACTCCTCCGCGGGGCGCCCCGGCCTCGCCGCGCTCGCCTTCTCGGCCTCACCCTGCCCCGACACCTTCCTCTGGAACTCCCTCCTCCGCTCCCACCACTGCGCCTCCGACTTCGCGGCCGCGCTCTCCGCCCACCGCCGCATGCTCGCCTCCGGCGCGCGGCCCTCTCGCTTCaccgcgccgctcgccgcctccgccgccgccgagctggGCGCGCTCCGCGTCGGCGCCTCCGTGCACGCGTACTGCGTCGGGTTCGGTCTCCTCGCTGGCGATGGCTCCGTCGCCGTCGCGTCGTCGCTGGTGTACATGTACGCCAGGTGCGGCGTCGTCGGTGACGCGGTCAAGATGTTCGAGGAAATGCCCGAGAGGGACGTGGTCGCGTGGACCGCGGTGCTCTCCGGGTGCGTGCGGAACGGGGGGTGCGGAGAGGGGTTGCGGTATCTGGTGGAGATGGTTAGGCTCGCAGGCCACGGCGGGGCGAGGCCAAACTCACGGACGATGGAGAGTGGCTTGGAGGCCTGCGGGGTGCTATGTGAGCTGAATTCTGGTAGATGCTTGCACGGGTATGTGATGAAGGCCGGGGTTGGCAATTCCCCATTGGTGGTTTCGGCGCTTTTCTCTATGTACTCCAAGTGCGATTGTACTGCGGAGGCACGTGTTTTGTTCCCTGAGTTGGCAGAGAAAGACGTGGTTTCCTGGACCAGTTTGATTGGAGCTTACTGTCGAAGAGGGTTTATTGGGGAAGCCATGGAGTTGTTCCAGGAGATGGAGGATTCAGGTTTGCAACCAGATGAGGTTCTTGTTAGTTGTTTACTAGCTGGGTTGGGGAACAGTGTGAATGTGCATGGAGGGAAGGCGTTTCATGCGGTTATAATGAGGAGAAACTTTGGAGATAGTGTTATGACTGGAAATGCTTTGATCTCAATGTATGGCAAATTCGAACTGGTGGATGTTGCAGGCAGAGTATTTAGAATATTGCATCAACGAGATGTGGAATCATGGAATTTTATGATTGTAGGATACTGCAAAGCTGGATGTGATGTCAAATGCTTGGAGCTGTATCGTGAGATGCAGTTCAGAGATAAGGATGAATTTCTGAGTGATGACAGCAGCTTGGTTTCTGCAATCTCTTCTTGTTCACGGCTAGGGGAACTACGATTAGGTCAGTCAGCACACTGTTATGCAATCAAGCGCTTGCTTTATGATAATTCATCAGTTGCAAATGTTTTGATTGGCATGTATGGAAGGTGTGGCAAATTTGATCGTGCTTGTAAATTATTTGGCCTGGCCAAATTGAAGAGGGATGTTGTCACTTGGAACGCACTAATTTCCAGTTATGCTCATCTGGGACATTCGAATGATGCCTTGTCACTGTATGATCAAATGCTCACTGAAGGTGTGAAACCCAACTCAACAACTTTGACCACTGTCCTTTCAGTTTGTGCAGATTTGGCCTCATTGGAACGTGGAGAGCAGATACATTTTTACGTGAAAGAAATGGGTTTGGAATCTGATGTATCAATTAGTACAGCACTTGTTGACATGTACACTAAATGTGGGGAGCTTGGAATCGCTAGAAGGACTTTTGATTCTATGTTTCAACGTGATGTGGTTTCTTGGAATGTGATGATATCAGGCTATGGGATGCATGGGAAAGCAAAAGAAGCATTAAAATTATTTAGTGAGATGGAGGGAGGAAGTGTTAAGCCTAATGGTGTTACCTTTCTTTCCATTCTATCTGCTTGCTGCCATGCAGGGCTTGTTGACGAGGGTAGGAAGCTGTTTGTTAGAATGGGTGAATACTCCCTTGAGCTTAACCTGAAGCATTACGCTTGTATGGTGGATCTCTTAGGGAAATCTGGGCAACTCCAAGAAGCAGAAGATCTGATTTTGGCTATGCCAATAGAACCTGATGGTGGGATATGGGGAACTTTGCTTAGTGCCTGCAAAGTGCATGACAACTTTGAGATGGGGTTAAGGATTGCAAAGAAGGCATTTGCTTCTGACCCAGGAAATGATGGTTATTACATTTTAATGTCTAATTCATATGGCACTGTTAAAAAATGGGATGAGATAGAGAAATTAAGAGATATGATGAAGAATCATGGAGTAGAAAAAAGTGTAGGTTGGAGTGCAGTTGATAATTGTGGGTGA